From a region of the Babesia bovis T2Bo chromosome 1, whole genome shotgun sequence genome:
- a CDS encoding variant erythrocyte surface antigen-1 alpha subunit, translating to MKWEVPNPGDHSKGHHLGRGCTKCKSSEEAKKDCNCNPGGGCQGADKECQCAKEGKCCKCCCKDKCGTCSDKCRCVKEEEIICRDNYSAKRYISAYVGSLRSWVDGGGLYEHKPKWNELITTGGTTSGTEIKDGLTPSQRRHQCAQILLGSVCLIWSGLTYMHWTGKWAKGSPYWNNHILDGSGLDDGTLSQWLQALGFPKDMLNDSGPGNRLDAVIWDGFRDMLFLGFLEPSGLGYGVSDTNDNTARQPAGMNYPGFVHTAHRDSFNEQAIVFKNGSSSTSDIDQHKQGALFKLYILSCAYFTGFQKRTTHSTPRNPKTIREILYWLSALPYSQAYKQILEHGKKELEKVLKKPGDTDSTNGETQLKFHQTGRWHPITVHEYNLFAHFQAVTQYCPLVLIGIQGGIHSPKGSDRTREPAIHSLYANTECNFTYPTVSIQAYNQVVHYIRALFYQLYFLRKQCAVKVTCGGKWRECRYGSGVLGKDVVSWVCLGCDPMEHDRKCRVKELKKTLDGVKGDAEKVKAVLEKIGDVVVQLGNAQEVLEKDINNDKVAVAALKKVSGVNNGSDLKDVLGKVLTVVEEKVTELERVVKDDGQTSQAVSKAKKALQEAKEMVQKDGDKKNKLNAAHHGLQKVLEALLLLKDTSTRLDGHKEALLDATSKLTSICTSPKCQGCNSHSNKCGKEGKQTICKTCHQQYMDGTPSPLQAFLEDRLPGFSCDVVRSDDNDTPDYPLAASHVEHCNGSGQCCPVPMGFRNNFQEGITHIGQRLYGILYFFSNGDMMQSCVYTLVRVTAALSATTPQVLGDVFGFFRGGVGNPLKGKPQKGDEKNCEHQGDPSDTSEKNKENYYCGWCASGLREEVKKIEWIPKGGNSDKGGKYRGSVGKALIDIKGEKGSSTTTYSSTATANTSLSRLTKNCQYLSPLTGELYTAVSATFGRTYLSWGLQSLASEFQQIECRGCKGNCDPNKCKKGAHGQGSAQCNCSSIVSCTGVLPVLYRHGFSYGNPFNLEGYEQKDGETEGDYSITEDTKGKKLCHQFLESLSAVIDKNKQDQDHPLSNLLSQVGQLQYDIRLPWIFVLTVAWLVAVLYLAFGAIWPLDWTHMRSHWLRGGEHQWQCMWYKVMTGRKGMALIEYFGRK from the exons atgaaatgggaagTGCCCAACCCGGGTGATCACAGTAAAGGACACCACCTGGGCAGGGGGTGTACAAAGTGTAAGAGTAGTGAGGAGGCGAAGAAGGATTGTAATTGTAATCCTGGTGGTGGCTGTCAGGGAGCTGACAAGGAGTGTCAATGCGCTAAGgaaggcaaatgctgcaagtgttgttgtaaggatAAGTGTGGGACGTGTAGTGATAAGTGTAGATGTGTCAAAGAGGAGGAAATCATTTGTCGTGATAACTATAGCGCAAAACGCTATATATCAGCATATGTAGGATCACTAAGGAGCTGGGTTGATGGTGGCGGACTGTACGAACATAAACCAAAATGGAACGAACTGATTACAACTGGAGGCACTACCAGTGGAACTGAGATAAAGGATGGTTTGACCCCCTCCCAACGCcgtcaccaatgtgcccagATATtactagggtcagtatgtctcatctggagtggacttacctatatgcattggacGGGCAAGTGGGCCAAGGGTAGTCCTTActggaacaaccacatcctggacggtagtggtctagatgatggtacactatcccaatggctacaggccttAGGATTTCCTAAagatatgttgaatgacAGCGGTCCTGGAAATAGATTGGATGCtgttatatgggatgggtttaGGGATATGCTTTTCTTGGGATTCCTGGAGCCTAGTGGCCTTGGTTATGGTGTCAGTGACACTAATGATAATACAGCCAGAcaaccagctggtatgaactatccTGGATTTGtgcatactgcacatagggattcattcaatgAACAAGCTATTGTCTTCAAGAATGGCAGCTCTAGTACTAGTGACATTGACCAACACAAACAAGGCGCCCTTTTCAAGCTatacattctatcatgcGCCTACTTCACTGGATTTCAGAAAAGGACTACTCACAGTACCCCTAGGAAtcccaagaccatccgtgagatcctctactggcttagtgcattgccctatagtcaggccTATAAGCAGATACTGGAACATGGTAAGAAGGAACTCGAAAAGGTACTCAAGAAACCCGGAGACACTGACTCTACCAATGGAGAGACACAACTCAAATTCCACCAAACAGGCCGTTGGCATCCTATTACAGTacatgaatacaacctgtttgctcacttccaagcagtgactcagtactgcccactggtgctcataggtatccaaggTGGAATACACAGTCCTAAAGGCAGTGACAGGACTAGAGAacctgccattcactcTTTATATGCCAACACGGAGTGTAAtttcacctatcccacagtgtccatccaagcatacaaccaggtggtccactacattagggctctgttctaccagttgtactttcttaggaagcaatgtgcagttaaAGTGACTTGtggaggcaaatggcgtgagtgtaggtatggtagtggagtgcTTGGGAAGGATGTGGTTAGCTGGgtgtgcctggggtgtgaccccatggaacatgataggaaatgtAGGGTAAAGGAGTTGAAGAAGACATTGGATGGGGTGAAGGGAGATGCAGAAAAGGTAAAGGCAGTTTTagagaagattggtgatgtagtggtacaattgggtaatgcccaggaggtATTGGAAAAGGATATTAATAATGATAAGGTGGCAGTAGCGGCACTAAAGAAAGTATCAGGGGTGAATAATGGAAGTGATCTAAAGGATGTACTAGGGAAGGTACTAACGGTAGTGGAAGAGAAGGTGACGGAACTAGAAAGGGTGGTGAAGGATGATGGGCAGACATCACAGGCAGTAAGTAAGGCTAAGAAGGCACTACAGGAGGCTAAGGAAATGGTGCAGAAAGATGGTGATAAGAAGAACAAGCTTAATGCTGCTCATCATGGGTTACAAAAGGTATTGGAAGCATTGCTTCTATTAAAGGATACATCGACAAGGCTCGACGGACACAAAGAGGCACTGTTAGATGCCACAAGCAAACTCACCTCCATCTGCacctctcccaagtgccaGGGATGCAACTCACACTCCAACAAGTGCGGCAAGGAGGGAAAGCAGACTATCTGTAAGACctgccaccaacaatacatggacggcaCACCATcacccctccaggcattccttGAAGACAGACTACCAGGATTTAGTTGTGACGTAGTGCGAAGCGATGACAATGACACTCCAGACTACCCACTGGCTGCATCCCACGTAGAacactgtaatggctcaggtcagtgctgcccagtgccaatgggttttagaaaTAACTTCCAGGAAGGAATCACCCATATcggccaacgcctttatggtatcctctacttctttagtaacggtgacatgatgcagtcttgtgtttatacactagtgagagTTACAGCAGCCCTCAGTGCcaccacaccacaggtactgggtgatgtattcgggttctttaggggaGGTGTAGGAAATCCATTAAAGGGAAAGCCACAGAAGGGAGATGAAAAGAACTGTGAGCACCAAGGAGATCCAAGTGACACTTCTGAGAAGAACAAAGAAAACTACTattgcggctggtgtgcctctgggttacgtgAAGaagtaaagaagatagagtggattCCAAAGGGAGGAAACAGTGATAAAGGAGGGAAGTACAGAGGGAGTGTCGGTAAAGCGCTAATAGATATTAAGGGCGAGAAGGgcagtagtaccactacataTTCCAGCACTGCTACTGCCAATACATCCCTATCACGACTCACtaagaactgccagtacctctcccccctaaccggtgaactgtacaccgcagtgagtgccacattCGGTagaacatacctctcatgg GGACTACAGTCGCTGGCTAGTgaattccaacagattgagTGCCGTGGCTGTAAGGGAAactgtgaccccaataagtgcaagaagggagcCCATGGACAGGGTAGTGCACAATGTAACTGCTCctcaatcgtatcatgtaccggggtactgccagtactgtatagacatggcttcagctacggtaacccattcaatctggaggggtatgAACAGAAGGATGGAGAGACGGAGGGGGATTATAGTATTACAGAGGATACGAAGGGGAAGAAGCTGTGTCATCAATTCTTAGAGAGTCTCAGTGCAGTGATTGACAAGAACAAGCAGGACCAGGACCATCCCCTCAgcaacctcctctcccaggtcggccaactccaatacgacatacggctcccgtggatctttgttctcacggtagcctggctagtagcggtactctatcTCGCttttggtgccatatggccactggactggacacatatgag